Proteins encoded within one genomic window of Nordella sp. HKS 07:
- a CDS encoding PotD/PotF family extracellular solute-binding protein, with protein MKKLWVALGALVVTLASTAASAQEKLIVSVWGGNWKDGAAIIAKEFTKRTGMEVEFITGGTLDRLAKAKVAKDNPESDVTYTTSHVGYLYQSDGLFEKLDKSKIPNFANLHPAADRGDYEVGVYSYVYSPVFRTDLMPKDFRISSWNDLWSEGVAGKLSMPDFDPSHIIVASAILAGGNATTWEAGIPLLEKLKPNIKAFYQSDATSQDLLKTGETPVQIMLSINAYHLIQNGVPITIEIPKEGAVVGIGALGINKGTKKLDAAQEFINVALDPIVQRDICNFHKCSPMNKDAQIDPELAKLPGIFTTPEQWSTQAIVTPDEVQAKLLPTWKVWFTENMMQ; from the coding sequence ATGAAGAAGCTTTGGGTCGCGCTCGGCGCGCTCGTCGTCACCCTCGCCAGCACCGCCGCTTCGGCGCAGGAAAAGCTCATTGTCAGCGTCTGGGGCGGCAATTGGAAGGACGGCGCCGCCATCATCGCCAAGGAGTTCACAAAGCGCACCGGGATGGAGGTCGAGTTCATCACCGGCGGCACGCTCGACCGGCTCGCCAAAGCGAAAGTCGCCAAGGACAATCCTGAATCGGACGTGACCTATACGACGAGCCATGTCGGCTATCTCTATCAGTCCGACGGCCTCTTCGAGAAACTCGACAAGAGCAAGATCCCGAATTTCGCCAACCTGCATCCGGCGGCGGATCGCGGCGACTATGAAGTCGGCGTCTATTCTTATGTCTATAGCCCGGTCTTCCGCACCGATCTCATGCCCAAGGACTTCCGCATCAGCTCGTGGAACGACCTGTGGTCGGAAGGTGTGGCGGGTAAGCTGTCGATGCCGGATTTCGATCCGAGCCACATCATCGTCGCATCGGCGATCCTGGCCGGCGGCAACGCCACCACATGGGAAGCCGGCATTCCGCTGCTCGAAAAGCTCAAGCCCAATATCAAGGCCTTCTACCAGTCGGACGCGACCAGCCAGGATCTTCTCAAGACGGGCGAAACGCCGGTCCAGATCATGCTGTCGATCAACGCCTATCACCTGATCCAGAACGGCGTGCCGATCACCATCGAGATCCCGAAGGAAGGGGCGGTCGTCGGCATCGGCGCGCTCGGCATCAACAAGGGCACCAAGAAGCTCGACGCGGCGCAGGAGTTCATCAATGTCGCGCTCGATCCGATCGTGCAGCGCGATATCTGCAACTTCCACAAATGCTCGCCCATGAACAAGGATGCCCAGATCGATCCGGAGCTCGCCAAACTGCCGGGCATCTTCACCACGCCGGAGCAGTGGTCGACCCAGGCGATCGTGACACCGGATGAGGTCCAGGCCAAGCTGCTGCCCACCTGGAAGGTGTGGTTCACCGAGAACATGATGCAATAA
- a CDS encoding PotD/PotF family extracellular solute-binding protein, with product MIESKKSYKRRKRLHEKSSDRARRDGPYARRHGASAQEKLVVSIWGGNWKEGAGIIAKEFTKRTGMEVEFITGGTLDRLTKAKVAKDNPESDVVFTTSQVGFLYQADDLFEMLDKGKISNFAGLHQVADRGDYEVGIYSYVYSPVYRADLMPKDFSISSWNDLWSSEVAGKLSLPDFDPSHIIIASAVLAGGAAANWEVGIPLLEKLKPGVKAFYQSDATSQDLLKSGETPVQVMLSINAYHLIANGVPVTIAIPKEGAVVGIDVLGINKGTKKPDAAQEFINVALDPEIQRQLCNFHKCSPMHKDAKIDPEIAKLPGIFTTPEQWSTQAITTPDEVRAKLLPTWKAWFTENMMQ from the coding sequence GTGATCGAGAGCAAGAAGTCATATAAACGGAGGAAACGACTGCATGAAAAGAGTTCGGATCGCGCTCGGCGCGATGGTCCTTATGCTCGCCGGCACGGCGCATCGGCGCAAGAGAAGCTTGTCGTCAGCATCTGGGGCGGCAACTGGAAGGAAGGCGCCGGCATCATCGCCAAGGAATTCACCAAGCGCACCGGCATGGAGGTCGAATTCATTACCGGGGGAACGCTCGACCGTCTCACCAAGGCGAAGGTCGCCAAGGACAATCCGGAATCGGACGTGGTCTTCACCACGAGCCAGGTCGGTTTCCTCTATCAGGCCGACGACCTGTTTGAGATGCTCGACAAGGGCAAGATCTCCAACTTCGCCGGTCTGCACCAGGTTGCCGATCGCGGCGATTATGAAGTCGGCATCTATTCTTACGTTTACAGTCCGGTCTACCGCGCCGATCTCATGCCCAAGGACTTCAGCATCAGCTCGTGGAACGATCTGTGGTCGTCGGAAGTGGCGGGCAAGCTGTCGCTGCCCGACTTCGATCCGAGCCATATCATCATCGCTTCCGCGGTGCTCGCCGGGGGTGCCGCGGCGAACTGGGAAGTCGGCATTCCGCTGCTCGAGAAGCTCAAGCCCGGCGTAAAAGCCTTCTACCAGTCGGACGCGACGAGCCAGGATCTGCTCAAGTCGGGTGAAACCCCGGTCCAGGTCATGCTGTCGATCAATGCCTATCACCTGATCGCCAATGGCGTGCCGGTCACAATCGCCATTCCGAAAGAGGGGGCTGTCGTCGGCATCGACGTGCTCGGCATCAACAAGGGCACCAAGAAACCTGATGCGGCGCAGGAATTCATCAATGTCGCGCTCGATCCGGAAATCCAGCGGCAGCTCTGCAACTTCCATAAATGCTCGCCGATGCACAAGGACGCGAAGATTGATCCGGAAATCGCCAAGCTGCCCGGCATCTTCACGACCCCCGAACAATGGTCGACACAGGCGATCACCACGCCGGATGAGGTCCGCGCCAAGCTGCTGCCGACCTGGAAGGCCTGGTTCACCGAGAACATGATGCAGTAG